From a region of the Candidatus Pantoea bituminis genome:
- a CDS encoding Yip1 family protein, which yields MNHVWGLLAHPNQEMRDIKQENESVSHHYTHHVLLMAAIPVICAFIGTTQLGWNLGEGQYIQLNLLTGIGLGIVFYLIILGGVAVMGRVIHWMARNYPQRPSTQRCTVFAGYVATPLFLSGLVALYPLVWLCVLAGALALVYTGYLLYVGIPLFLNIDREESLRFSGSTLAIGVLVFEVLLAMTVVLWGYGPRLF from the coding sequence ATGAATCATGTCTGGGGCCTTCTGGCGCATCCTAATCAGGAAATGCGCGATATTAAACAAGAGAACGAAAGCGTTTCGCACCATTACACCCACCATGTTCTGTTAATGGCTGCAATTCCGGTAATTTGCGCTTTTATCGGCACGACACAGTTGGGTTGGAATCTGGGCGAAGGGCAATATATTCAACTTAACCTGCTGACCGGGATTGGACTCGGCATTGTATTTTATTTGATTATTCTCGGTGGCGTGGCCGTTATGGGTCGGGTCATTCACTGGATGGCGCGTAATTACCCGCAGCGTCCCAGCACGCAACGCTGTACGGTGTTTGCCGGTTATGTCGCTACACCGCTGTTTCTGAGTGGGCTGGTGGCGCTTTATCCGCTGGTGTGGCTGTGTGTCTTGGCGGGTGCGCTGGCCTTGGTCTACACCGGTTATCTGCTCTATGTCGGTATTCCGTTGTTCCTGAATATCGATCGTGAAGAGAGCCTGCGTTTCTCGGGATCAACCCTGGCGATTGGTGTGCTGGTATTTGAAGTGTTACTGGCGATGACTGTTGTTTTATGGGGTTATGGACCTCGACTGTTTTAA
- a CDS encoding DedA family protein, producing MHFDINGLITQYGYLALFIGCIAEGETFTLLGGVSAHEGLLHFGGVVLAAMAGGIVGDQLLYWLGRRYGTQILRRIKKHQDKIVKANRLIKRRPSLFVIGVRFMYGFRLIGPIIIGASRLNPMKFFLLNIVGAAIWALIFVTLGYFAGGIIAPWLHKLDQHLKHLLWLVGAIVFALLLRWVIRRWHTKRADADQ from the coding sequence TTGCATTTTGATATCAACGGATTAATTACCCAATACGGTTATTTGGCACTTTTCATTGGCTGCATTGCTGAAGGGGAAACATTTACATTACTCGGTGGCGTGTCGGCACATGAGGGCTTACTGCATTTTGGCGGCGTGGTGCTGGCTGCGATGGCGGGCGGTATCGTCGGCGATCAATTGCTTTATTGGCTGGGACGACGCTACGGTACGCAAATTTTGCGCCGCATCAAAAAGCATCAGGACAAAATTGTTAAAGCGAACCGTTTGATTAAACGTCGCCCCAGCCTGTTTGTGATTGGTGTGCGCTTTATGTATGGCTTTCGCTTAATCGGCCCGATTATTATCGGTGCCAGCCGCCTTAATCCGATGAAGTTCTTTCTCCTTAACATAGTGGGCGCAGCCATCTGGGCACTGATCTTTGTCACACTGGGCTATTTTGCGGGCGGCATTATTGCGCCTTGGCTACACAAACTCGACCAGCACTTAAAGCACCTGCTTTGGCTGGTCGGTGCGATTGTATTTGCCCTGCTGCTGCGCTGGGTGATCCGCCGATGGCACACCAAACGTGCCGATGCCGATCAGTAA
- a CDS encoding SDR family oxidoreductase — protein MTAQHTKVAIITASDSGIGSRCAEMLAEQGFDIGITWRSDDKGAHETAQRVRDKGQRAEVIHLDLSDPQKGGESLQQLIDKFGRIDVLVNNAGVNIKADFLDVKFEDWRKVFSVNVEGAFVCSQIAARKMVEQGDGGRIVNISSVHEHTPLPGSVAYTSSKHAIGGLTKSMALSLLPHNILVNAVAPGAIATPMNEMSDADAHQIKMPEIPAGRPGDTHEIASLVAWLCSEWATYTTGQSFIVDGGFMLANPQFKGY, from the coding sequence ATGACGGCACAACACACCAAAGTCGCAATCATTACCGCATCAGATTCTGGCATCGGCAGCCGCTGCGCTGAAATGCTGGCGGAACAGGGATTTGATATTGGTATTACCTGGCGCTCAGATGACAAGGGCGCGCACGAAACCGCACAGCGCGTCCGTGATAAAGGCCAACGTGCAGAAGTTATTCACCTCGATCTCTCTGATCCGCAAAAGGGAGGTGAATCATTGCAACAGTTGATCGATAAGTTTGGCCGTATTGATGTGCTGGTCAACAATGCTGGCGTGAATATCAAAGCCGATTTTCTTGATGTGAAATTTGAAGACTGGCGCAAAGTCTTTAGCGTGAACGTTGAAGGTGCATTCGTTTGTAGCCAGATTGCCGCACGTAAGATGGTGGAGCAGGGTGATGGTGGCCGTATCGTCAATATTAGCTCAGTTCACGAACACACGCCGCTGCCAGGTTCGGTGGCTTATACCTCATCAAAACATGCCATTGGCGGCTTGACCAAGTCCATGGCGCTGAGTCTGTTGCCGCATAATATTTTGGTGAATGCCGTTGCGCCTGGCGCGATTGCCACGCCGATGAACGAGATGAGCGATGCCGATGCGCATCAGATAAAAATGCCGGAAATTCCAGCAGGCCGACCCGGCGATACCCATGAAATTGCCAGTCTGGTGGCGTGGTTATGCTCAGAATGGGCAACCTACACCACCGGGCAGTCATTTATTGTGGATGGCGGATTCATGCTAGCGAATCCGCAGTTTAAAGGTTACTGA
- a CDS encoding glycoside hydrolase family 15 protein — translation MSTVKRKIEDHGVIGDLRTCALVANDGTIDYLCWPELDSPSVFTALLDGDDSGLFSLAPDWPDARRQQLYLPDTNILQTRWLGDDGVAEITDYMPICDDRDKLPRIIRRLKMVRGSAHFTMRCSPRHDYARAQTHAEAQRGCIDFHAEGQPSLRLAATVVMTLEAHAATASFTLKAGEHAEFEFGSVNDSHIEAIKTEHCFQETLEFWCRWSNKSNYHGRWQEMVQRSALALKLLTSYQHGSIAAAATFGLPEELGGERNWDYRASWIRDASFSMYALMRLGYVDEAKHFTRWVGRCVENSHHDEMRLQVMYRLDSGTELHEMELLNLSGYGDSRPVRIGNDAWQQTQLDIYGELMDAVYLANKYGEAISQRGWRHVSQMIDRLCDNWNQPDAGIWEMRGEPEHFLHSRLMCWVAMDRALRLGMKRSLPMPYERWDRVRREIREDIWQNFFNSERGHFVSTRNGEYLDASMLLMPLVRFVGATDPDWLATLDAIKSQLVSDGMVRRYNIHQTPADGLKGGEGSFGACSFWYVECLARAGRIQEAHFEFEKLLSYASPLGLYAEEFDSRGHALGNFPQALTHLALISAAFFLNRKLSGEITLWQP, via the coding sequence ATGAGCACCGTAAAACGCAAAATTGAGGATCACGGCGTTATTGGCGATTTGCGCACCTGCGCACTGGTCGCTAATGACGGCACCATTGACTATCTCTGCTGGCCAGAACTCGACAGCCCTTCGGTTTTTACAGCTTTACTTGATGGCGATGACAGCGGCCTGTTTTCTCTTGCACCCGACTGGCCAGATGCCCGCCGTCAGCAGCTTTATCTTCCTGATACCAATATTCTGCAAACGCGCTGGTTAGGTGACGACGGCGTGGCGGAAATTACCGATTACATGCCGATTTGCGACGATCGCGACAAATTACCGCGTATCATTCGGCGGCTAAAAATGGTGCGTGGCAGTGCGCACTTTACGATGCGCTGTTCGCCGCGCCATGATTACGCTCGCGCACAAACCCATGCCGAAGCCCAGCGCGGCTGCATTGATTTTCATGCCGAAGGCCAGCCTTCTCTGCGCCTGGCGGCAACGGTCGTCATGACGCTGGAAGCGCACGCCGCCACCGCCAGTTTTACGCTCAAGGCGGGCGAGCATGCCGAATTTGAATTTGGTAGCGTCAACGATTCACATATCGAAGCGATCAAAACCGAACACTGCTTTCAGGAAACACTGGAATTCTGGTGCCGCTGGAGCAACAAAAGTAATTATCATGGCCGCTGGCAGGAAATGGTGCAGCGCTCGGCGCTGGCATTGAAATTACTCACCTCATATCAACACGGCTCGATCGCTGCTGCTGCCACGTTTGGCCTGCCGGAAGAGTTAGGCGGCGAGCGCAACTGGGATTATCGCGCGTCCTGGATCCGTGATGCGTCTTTCAGCATGTATGCCCTGATGCGTCTCGGCTATGTGGATGAAGCCAAGCATTTCACCCGATGGGTGGGTCGATGTGTGGAGAATAGCCATCACGATGAAATGCGCTTGCAGGTGATGTATCGACTCGACAGCGGCACCGAACTGCATGAAATGGAGCTACTCAATCTTTCTGGCTATGGCGACTCACGCCCGGTGCGCATCGGTAATGATGCCTGGCAACAAACCCAGCTGGATATTTATGGTGAATTAATGGACGCCGTTTATCTCGCCAACAAATATGGCGAAGCCATTTCTCAGCGCGGCTGGCGTCACGTTTCGCAGATGATTGATCGCCTGTGCGATAACTGGAATCAACCCGATGCGGGGATTTGGGAGATGCGCGGCGAGCCGGAGCATTTCCTGCATTCACGGCTAATGTGCTGGGTCGCGATGGATCGTGCGCTGCGTCTGGGTATGAAGCGCTCGCTACCCATGCCTTATGAACGTTGGGATCGGGTACGCCGCGAGATCCGCGAAGATATCTGGCAAAACTTCTTTAACAGCGAGCGCGGTCATTTTGTCTCAACCCGCAACGGCGAATATCTTGATGCTTCTATGCTGTTGATGCCGCTGGTGCGCTTTGTCGGCGCCACCGATCCAGACTGGCTGGCGACGCTGGACGCGATCAAATCACAGCTGGTCAGCGATGGCATGGTTCGTCGCTACAATATTCACCAAACCCCGGCTGATGGATTGAAAGGTGGCGAAGGATCATTTGGTGCGTGTTCGTTCTGGTATGTGGAATGTCTGGCGCGCGCCGGCCGTATTCAGGAAGCCCATTTTGAATTTGAAAAGCTGCTCAGCTATGCCAGCCCGCTTGGGCTGTATGCGGAAGAGTTCGATAGCCGTGGACACGCGTTGGGCAATTTTCCACAGGCACTGACGCATCTGGCGTTGATCAGTGCCGCTTTTTTCTTGAATCGGAAACTCAGCGGTGAAATCACGTTGTGGCAGCCCTAA
- a CDS encoding L,D-transpeptidase family protein has translation MKMSIRAFASIALALAAFSQSAFAVVYPLPAANSRLTGENIEITVPQDSKLPLEAFAAQYQMGLSNMLEANPGVDVYLPQAGRKIIIPQQLILPDAPREGIVINSAEMRLYYYPKGTKTVVVLPIGIGELGKDTPINWTTTVQRKKDGPTWTPTKAMHAEYASRGENLPEVFPAGPDNPMGLYALYIGRLYAIHGTNANFGIGLRVSHGCVRLRADDIKWLFQNVPVGTRVQFVDQPVKATVEADGSRYIEVHNPLSTTEEQFNSRELVPITLTQAVSKVLVEGSVNQDAVNNAIQARTGMPVKVNGVENSIQTAPVDVPETQDAQPKEEPMTPMTSQGANVTDPNAAQPAQSQPAATSNDNS, from the coding sequence ATGAAAATGAGCATTCGCGCGTTCGCTTCAATCGCTTTGGCTCTGGCTGCTTTCAGCCAGTCCGCCTTCGCTGTGGTTTACCCCTTGCCTGCGGCAAATAGCCGTCTGACCGGGGAAAATATCGAAATTACCGTTCCACAGGACAGCAAATTGCCGCTGGAAGCTTTTGCGGCGCAGTATCAAATGGGTCTCAGCAATATGCTGGAAGCCAACCCGGGTGTGGATGTTTATCTGCCTCAGGCTGGCCGTAAAATCATTATCCCACAGCAGTTGATCCTGCCCGACGCGCCGCGTGAAGGCATTGTGATTAACAGCGCGGAAATGCGTCTCTATTACTACCCGAAAGGCACCAAAACGGTCGTTGTGTTGCCAATTGGTATTGGTGAGTTGGGCAAAGATACGCCGATTAACTGGACAACCACCGTACAGCGCAAAAAAGATGGTCCAACCTGGACCCCAACTAAAGCGATGCATGCGGAATATGCTTCACGCGGTGAAAACCTGCCAGAAGTCTTCCCGGCGGGTCCAGATAATCCAATGGGCTTATATGCGCTCTATATTGGTCGTCTGTATGCGATTCACGGCACCAATGCCAACTTCGGCATTGGCCTGCGCGTAAGCCATGGTTGCGTACGTTTACGTGCTGATGACATCAAGTGGCTGTTCCAGAATGTGCCCGTCGGAACACGCGTTCAGTTCGTTGATCAACCCGTGAAAGCCACGGTTGAGGCGGACGGTTCACGTTATATCGAGGTGCACAATCCACTTTCTACCACTGAAGAGCAGTTCAACTCGCGCGAACTGGTGCCGATTACGCTGACTCAGGCGGTAAGTAAAGTGTTGGTTGAAGGCAGCGTGAATCAGGATGCCGTCAATAACGCGATTCAAGCACGTACCGGCATGCCGGTAAAAGTTAACGGTGTAGAAAACAGCATTCAAACTGCACCGGTTGACGTACCTGAAACGCAGGACGCGCAGCCAAAAGAAGAGCCAATGACGCCAATGACTTCACAAGGCGCTAACGTCACGGATCCCAACGCTGCTCAGCCGGCACAATCACAGCCTGCTGCTACCAGCAACGACAATTCGTAA
- a CDS encoding HlyD family secretion protein, with the protein MATPLFRQGFIDSQQQPTLQGTLVLPVQGNLTLLAAISLLLLLLLILFLAFGSYTRKAQLQGIILPAAGLFHITSPRDGYVQRLMFHEGETVSPDATLLQLSTSSLQGIGDDNLQAQRDSLARQLQHLVQQLMQEQTLMQLQQQHSELHRQQLLAERVSADHTLTLARQRSALLKRDATRFQQLHQHQFVSTREREQQQLILNEAQLAETQLHQQKQRLERELIQLDTSQLQQNQQFAIRRETLLGQQALLQQQQLALAAQGESHIRAPVAGQVAALLVKAGESVRAGERLLTLLPADAQLQAELYAPSSAVGFIQPGQRVGLRLNAFPHEKFGIQWGKVQTMTLVSLQAGDVLPRQLATWQRSEAHYRIVVALDSATLRAYGRDEPLRPGMTLSGAVELEQRYLWEWLLEPLWALRGNL; encoded by the coding sequence ATGGCGACGCCACTTTTTCGACAGGGATTTATCGATAGCCAGCAGCAGCCTACGCTGCAAGGCACGCTGGTGTTGCCGGTTCAGGGTAATCTCACGCTGCTTGCTGCGATCTCTTTACTCCTCTTGCTGTTGCTCATCTTGTTTCTGGCTTTTGGCAGCTATACGCGTAAAGCGCAGCTTCAGGGCATTATTTTGCCTGCTGCCGGACTGTTTCACATCACCAGCCCGCGCGATGGCTATGTGCAGCGCCTGATGTTTCATGAAGGAGAGACTGTCTCGCCAGATGCCACGCTGTTGCAACTCAGTACGTCATCATTACAAGGGATAGGCGACGACAATTTACAGGCGCAGCGTGATTCGTTAGCGCGTCAGTTACAGCACCTGGTGCAGCAACTTATGCAGGAACAGACGTTGATGCAGTTGCAACAGCAGCACAGCGAACTGCATCGTCAGCAGTTGTTAGCGGAGAGGGTCAGCGCTGACCATACGCTAACCCTTGCCAGGCAGAGATCAGCACTATTGAAACGCGATGCCACGCGCTTTCAGCAACTCCATCAGCATCAGTTCGTTTCAACCCGTGAACGCGAACAGCAGCAGCTGATCCTCAATGAAGCGCAGCTGGCAGAAACGCAGTTGCATCAGCAAAAGCAGCGGCTGGAGCGCGAACTTATTCAGCTTGATACCAGCCAACTTCAACAAAACCAGCAGTTTGCCATCCGTCGCGAAACGCTGCTGGGCCAACAAGCGTTACTCCAACAACAGCAGTTAGCGCTGGCGGCTCAGGGCGAAAGCCATATTCGGGCGCCGGTTGCCGGTCAAGTAGCGGCCTTGCTGGTGAAAGCCGGTGAAAGTGTGCGCGCCGGTGAACGCCTGCTGACGTTATTGCCCGCTGATGCACAGCTACAGGCAGAGCTTTACGCCCCGAGCAGCGCGGTGGGATTTATCCAGCCCGGTCAGCGTGTAGGATTGCGGCTTAATGCATTCCCCCATGAGAAATTCGGTATTCAGTGGGGCAAAGTGCAAACCATGACGCTGGTGAGCCTGCAAGCCGGCGATGTCTTGCCGCGCCAGCTGGCCACCTGGCAGCGCAGCGAGGCGCATTATCGCATCGTGGTCGCGTTGGATAGCGCCACGCTGCGCGCCTACGGACGCGACGAGCCGCTGCGCCCCGGCATGACATTAAGCGGTGCAGTTGAGCTTGAGCAGCGCTATTTGTGGGAATGGCTGTTAGAGCCGCTTTGGGCGTTGCGGGGTAATTTGTGA
- a CDS encoding peptidase domain-containing ABC transporter codes for MRYEIRWRRRMPLIMQTESAECGLACLAMVLDHFGQRCDLASLRNRFSPSSQGMRLNELLACAEACELQGRALRLEMDQLRQLSCPAILHWDNQHFVVLVKVSRHGIVIHDPAAGRTTQSWAAVNRHFTGIALALTPRPAFVPQDQRRDIGLRQLLGQCHGLIPALARIFCFACVLEVFALGAPLLNQMVIDDVLVARDSSLLTLITLALLLLVAVQTLLGLLRQWAILSLSLSLNVQWSQNVFHHLLRLPIAWYEKRDTGGISARFDAVNTLQSTLTNTLLSALLDALLVLTLLAMMMSYSIKLSAIALVSALLYFLLRLVAYRPFRQATEQSWQAATRENSHFLETLQGVLSLRINAAMSARESAWLQLNIARRNAELAEQKLSMLFGVIEIALLSLSAALVLWLGATEVLEDRFTVGMLVAWLSFQGRFSSSISNLTDSLFSWLQVGVYRERLADIVLAPLEAAANLRPEPLVTSSAHVIEAHQLRFRYHPNAPWLLDNATFTLGANEIVAITGPSGCGKTTLAKLLLGLHPLESGEIILLGQRLSAQHCANVRQNVGCVLQEDRLFSGSILENITLFSQPADREWAQHCAIQAQIDDHIQHLPMGYQTLLGELGGALSGGQRQRLLLARALYKRPRLLILDEATSQLDSENERLIANVLRDLHLPVLLIAHRPETLASADRVLILQQGQLLPWVNTDTP; via the coding sequence ATGCGCTATGAGATTCGCTGGCGGCGGCGTATGCCGCTGATCATGCAAACTGAATCAGCGGAATGTGGGCTGGCCTGCCTTGCAATGGTACTCGACCACTTCGGTCAACGCTGCGATCTTGCCAGCCTGCGCAACCGCTTTTCGCCCTCCTCTCAAGGCATGCGCCTGAATGAACTATTGGCTTGTGCCGAAGCCTGTGAACTGCAAGGGCGTGCGCTGCGACTGGAGATGGATCAGCTGCGGCAGTTATCGTGCCCGGCGATTCTGCACTGGGATAACCAACATTTCGTGGTGCTGGTAAAAGTCTCACGCCACGGGATTGTGATTCACGATCCCGCGGCTGGCCGCACAACACAAAGCTGGGCGGCAGTGAACCGCCATTTTACGGGTATTGCGCTGGCGTTAACACCGCGTCCGGCGTTTGTGCCGCAGGATCAGCGCCGTGACATCGGCTTACGTCAGTTGTTGGGGCAATGTCATGGCTTGATCCCCGCATTGGCACGCATTTTTTGTTTTGCCTGCGTCCTTGAAGTCTTCGCCTTGGGCGCACCGTTGCTGAACCAAATGGTCATTGATGATGTGCTGGTAGCGCGTGACAGCAGTTTGTTGACGCTGATTACATTGGCGCTATTGCTGCTAGTCGCGGTGCAAACGCTGCTCGGTCTGCTACGGCAATGGGCGATTTTATCGCTGTCGCTGTCGCTCAACGTGCAGTGGAGCCAGAACGTATTTCATCATCTACTGCGTTTACCGATCGCTTGGTATGAAAAGCGTGATACCGGCGGGATCAGCGCGCGTTTTGATGCGGTAAATACGTTGCAAAGCACCTTGACCAACACGCTACTCAGCGCGCTGCTTGATGCCCTTTTGGTTCTCACGCTGTTAGCCATGATGATGAGCTACAGCATAAAGTTGAGTGCTATCGCACTCGTCAGCGCCCTGCTCTATTTTTTGCTGCGGCTGGTGGCCTATCGCCCGTTTCGTCAGGCGACCGAGCAAAGTTGGCAAGCTGCAACGCGTGAAAACAGCCATTTTCTTGAAACGCTGCAAGGCGTGCTGAGCCTGCGTATCAATGCGGCTATGTCGGCGCGAGAGAGTGCCTGGCTGCAGCTTAATATTGCCCGACGCAATGCCGAACTGGCTGAGCAAAAGCTGTCGATGCTGTTTGGTGTCATTGAAATTGCCTTGTTGAGCCTGAGCGCCGCGCTGGTGTTATGGCTGGGCGCAACCGAAGTGCTGGAGGATCGTTTCACTGTTGGGATGCTGGTGGCGTGGCTCAGCTTTCAGGGTCGCTTCTCCAGCAGCATCAGCAACCTCACCGACAGCTTGTTTAGCTGGTTACAGGTTGGCGTCTATCGCGAGCGGCTGGCCGATATTGTGCTGGCGCCGCTGGAGGCCGCCGCTAATCTGCGGCCTGAGCCTCTCGTTACGTCATCTGCGCACGTTATCGAGGCGCATCAACTCCGCTTCCGTTATCACCCCAACGCGCCATGGTTGTTGGATAACGCCACATTTACCTTGGGTGCCAATGAAATAGTGGCGATTACCGGCCCCTCAGGCTGCGGTAAAACCACGCTGGCTAAACTGCTGCTGGGGCTACATCCATTAGAAAGCGGCGAAATTATCTTATTGGGTCAGCGGCTCAGCGCGCAGCATTGCGCTAACGTGCGGCAAAACGTTGGCTGCGTGTTACAGGAGGATCGACTATTTAGCGGATCGATTCTGGAAAACATTACGCTGTTTAGCCAACCCGCCGATCGAGAATGGGCGCAACACTGCGCAATTCAGGCACAGATTGACGATCACATTCAGCACTTACCGATGGGATATCAGACCTTATTAGGCGAACTCGGCGGCGCGCTCTCTGGCGGCCAGCGTCAGCGCTTACTGCTAGCACGGGCGCTTTACAAACGGCCGCGTTTGTTGATTCTTGATGAAGCCACCAGCCAGCTCGACAGCGAAAACGAACGCCTGATCGCCAACGTGCTGCGCGATTTACATTTACCGGTGTTGCTGATCGCGCATCGGCCTGAAACCCTCGCCAGCGCCGATCGGGTGCTGATATTGCAGCAGGGCCAACTGTTGCCTTGGGTGAATACAGACACGCCGTAA
- a CDS encoding MFS transporter — MSDVAVLSNSQLNKRILSVIIFTFFCYLSVGLPLAVLPGFVKNQLGFSAFIAGLIISLQYFATLLSRPQSGILADRLGPKRVVMLGLICCGMSGVLTILAALMSHSPMLSLGLLALGRLFLGVGESFSSTGSTLWGMNVVGPLQTARVISWNGVATYLAMAIGAPLGVMLNNWFGMSGFAGLIALMGIGGYLLASSKPAVSVSVGERTPFHRVFSRVWLYGMALGFGTIGFGVIATFITLYFASRDWSGAALALSVFSLGFVMVRLGFGRYITRFGGLKVSLGSFLLECLGLIIIWQADSAMVVGFGAFLTGCGFSLIFPALGVEAVKQVQRQDQGAALGTYSAFLDLGLGLTGPVAGLFISHWGMQSVYLAAAMMVLGAMLMTLRLHLQRSRQSQ, encoded by the coding sequence ATGTCTGACGTCGCTGTATTGAGTAACAGCCAACTCAACAAACGTATTCTCTCCGTCATCATCTTCACCTTCTTTTGTTACCTTTCTGTCGGTCTGCCGCTGGCGGTGCTGCCCGGTTTTGTTAAAAATCAGCTGGGGTTTAGCGCGTTTATCGCCGGATTAATCATCAGTTTGCAATACTTTGCGACCTTACTCAGCCGTCCGCAATCGGGCATTCTTGCCGATCGCCTCGGGCCAAAACGCGTGGTGATGCTGGGATTGATCTGCTGTGGCATGAGCGGCGTGCTTACCATTCTGGCAGCGCTTATGAGTCATTCACCGATGCTCAGTTTGGGCCTGCTGGCGCTGGGGCGCTTGTTCCTTGGCGTAGGTGAAAGCTTCAGCAGCACCGGTTCAACTTTGTGGGGCATGAACGTCGTTGGGCCATTGCAAACGGCGCGCGTTATCTCATGGAATGGTGTTGCAACCTATCTGGCCATGGCAATTGGTGCTCCGCTGGGTGTGATGCTCAATAATTGGTTTGGCATGAGCGGTTTTGCCGGATTGATTGCCTTAATGGGCATTGGCGGTTATTTGCTGGCGAGCAGTAAACCTGCGGTTAGCGTGAGCGTCGGTGAACGTACGCCTTTCCATCGCGTCTTTTCGCGTGTCTGGTTATACGGCATGGCGCTGGGTTTTGGCACCATCGGTTTTGGTGTTATCGCCACCTTTATTACGCTCTATTTTGCCAGCCGCGACTGGAGTGGCGCGGCTTTGGCGCTGTCGGTATTCAGCCTGGGTTTTGTGATGGTGCGTTTGGGTTTTGGCCGTTACATCACGCGTTTTGGCGGCTTAAAGGTGTCGCTCGGCTCTTTTCTGCTGGAATGTTTGGGCTTGATTATCATCTGGCAAGCCGACAGTGCAATGGTCGTAGGGTTCGGCGCCTTTCTTACCGGCTGCGGCTTCTCGTTGATCTTCCCGGCTCTGGGCGTTGAAGCCGTAAAACAGGTTCAGCGGCAGGATCAGGGTGCTGCATTGGGTACCTATTCAGCTTTTCTGGATTTAGGGCTGGGATTAACCGGTCCGGTGGCGGGATTGTTTATCAGCCATTGGGGCATGCAATCAGTCTATCTGGCAGCCGCAATGATGGTGCTGGGTGCAATGCTGATGACGTTACGGCTGCATTTGCAACGTTCGCGTCAGAGCCAATAA
- the dusC gene encoding tRNA dihydrouridine(16) synthase DusC — protein sequence MRVLLAPMEGVLDSLVRQLLSEVNDYDLCITEFLRVVDQLLPVKSFYRLCPELQNASRTPSGTRVRLQLLGQYPEWLAENAARAAELGSWGVDLNCGCPSKLVNGSGGGATLLKDPELIYRGAKAMREAVPADLPVTVKVRLGWDSSARSMEIADAVQQAGASELAVHGRTKEDGYRAEAINWQAIGEIRQRLRIPVIANGEIWDWQSAQDCLRITGCDAVMLGRGALNVPNLSRVVKYNEAPMPWPDVVALLQKYTRLEKQGDTGLYHVARIKQWLGYLRKAYREADGLFSEIRALKTSSDIALAIDRHAAVHGL from the coding sequence ATGAGGGTTTTACTGGCGCCGATGGAAGGCGTGCTTGATTCGCTGGTTCGCCAGTTGCTGTCGGAAGTGAACGACTACGATTTATGCATCACTGAGTTTTTGCGCGTAGTTGATCAGTTGCTGCCGGTAAAATCCTTTTATCGTCTTTGCCCCGAGCTGCAAAATGCCAGCCGCACGCCATCCGGCACGCGGGTGCGTTTGCAGCTGCTGGGGCAATATCCTGAATGGCTCGCTGAGAATGCCGCACGTGCGGCAGAACTCGGTTCCTGGGGCGTTGACCTCAACTGCGGTTGTCCTTCCAAATTAGTGAACGGCAGCGGTGGCGGAGCCACATTACTCAAAGATCCCGAACTGATTTATCGCGGTGCTAAAGCGATGCGTGAAGCCGTTCCCGCAGACTTGCCGGTGACGGTAAAAGTGCGCCTTGGCTGGGATTCCAGTGCGCGCAGCATGGAAATTGCTGATGCAGTGCAACAGGCTGGAGCCAGCGAGCTGGCGGTGCACGGTCGTACCAAAGAGGACGGTTATCGCGCCGAAGCGATCAACTGGCAGGCGATTGGCGAAATACGTCAGCGACTGCGCATTCCTGTTATCGCCAACGGTGAAATTTGGGACTGGCAAAGCGCGCAAGACTGCTTACGAATAACGGGTTGTGATGCGGTAATGCTGGGGCGCGGTGCGCTCAATGTGCCCAATCTGAGCCGGGTTGTGAAATATAACGAAGCGCCAATGCCGTGGCCGGATGTCGTTGCGTTGCTGCAAAAATATACCCGCCTGGAAAAGCAGGGCGACACCGGACTTTATCATGTCGCACGCATCAAACAGTGGCTCGGCTACCTGCGCAAAGCTTATCGCGAAGCGGATGGATTATTCAGCGAAATCCGTGCGTTAAAAACCTCGAGTGACATTGCTTTAGCGATTGATCGTCATGCGGCTGTTCACGGCTTGTGA